GATGGCCCCAACCAATAGCATGTAACTGATGGAGACATCTACTCTGCTGTGAGCACCTTTACCGTCGTCGAGACGGAACAACAAGAATGCGCTCACCGTGCCAAGCAGTGAGATGGCACGGATCAGGTAGCCTGGCCAACTGTGAACCACTTGCGCCTTAGTGTAAAACAGGTCGTACAGAAGGGAGAGCTCCGCCTCGACCAAGTCATACATGTCCATGTTGAATTTATAAGGCAGAGGCAGAACGGGGTCTAAATAACTGAGAACAGCGTCGGTGGACCACCTTTCCAGGCTGACGTTGATAAATGCACCCATACAAAAATGGAACATGTAATGAGCGTCGAATAGGATCTCCTCCTCTCTATCCATCTTAGCTCTGGTCTTCAAGATGTAAGCCCGTTCTTCAGAAGTTTTGCTGTAAACTTTCAACAAAGCAAAATTGCCATTGCTGCCTCTTTGGAGAGCCCACACCCTCTCCCCGTACTTGAGAAAACCCACTATGAACATCACTATGGTGGCCGAGACCAAGTTCCAGGTACCGGGTATGATGTACCGGTAGATGGCGTAGCCGGCTCCTGATGCCTGCACTAGGAGAGTCAGGAGGTGGCGCCTCCATAGCTGGTTGTCCTCTAGGGAGAAGGCAGTGATGGTGTCCTGGCCACCGAGGTGGAGCAGAAAGAAGGTTGCCCAGAACGCGACGAGCCCGTCATCCCCCGGCCTGCTTTCAAGGGACATGTGCCCAAGGGCATATACCGCCATGTTATCGGCCATCAGGTACGACAGCCAGAGGAAGGCCAGCAGCACGGCAGAGGAGCTGCGCCGCCGGAACCCGCCGAAGACGAGTAGGATGAGCTGAAGCAGGAAGCTGGCGACAACCAAGATCTGGATCCCCCATTCTTTCCACACACGCACCacaagtcctcctcctcctcctgccatTGATGTGTGGTCCGCTGAAAAGTATACAGGAACATAAGAACACCTCACAACAACATATCCATGTCTACATGTACTCATATGGTCTGCCAAATAATGTAGCTGCATACCGTACGTGCTCATGGCAGCGAACAGGCTAGCCACTTCAGAAACTACCCATAGACCATAGCTATCATATTTATGCAAGCGATATAAGGTATATGGATCTAGAAGAAGAAAACATAGCGAGCTTGGTTTGACTTACACCGTTACACGAGGAGACCAACTGGTGGGAGGAGCAGCGATGAGCCGGATCACTTGGAGGATGATCAGAAAGCTGGGGTGTAGCAAGGGCGATGGGGAGTAGCAGATCGAGCTTTTCAGTTGCAGTTTGAGAGTGTATTCGGTCTACTGGCAATGTAGTGATCCAACTCCAGGTCTGTCGGAGGAAGAATGGGCAAGAACGACTTCCCAGGAAATAAACAAACGACTTGACGCCAGTTTAATCTTCTCCTTTTTGATTCCTGCCAGCTAGTTGTAACGTGGGCGGTTGGATTAGGTGTTTAAATTATAGCAAGACGATAAGCCTTGACCACGTTTAATTGGATGCATGGCATGGGCGGTATGATCTGATCTGTTGCCTAATTGCCAACCGATCTGATCCATTCAAATGTTTTAATTAACCGCATTTCTCCAGTAATTTGAGTGTTTTGGCCGAATTGGTTGGTGCACACAATTAAGGGCATCTCTAACCGAACTCTCAAATTTCTTGAGAAAGATTGTAGTTAACTTTCAAAAAAGTGGAAATGCCCAGGATGATACGATCATATCAGTTCCTGTCGAGAGAGAAAACATCAAAAGGCTCTGCACAGTCTTTGCGGAAAGTGACCATGAAAAACTGTACAGACCAGGTATTTTTTCAAGAACAGGCAATAATTTGTTGCCTGTCATTTTCATTAAGGGAGAGGGGAATTAGTTACAGAGAGCCGCCGAGGAAACAAGAACAGACTCTTGTATCCCCAAAGGTTCAGTTCAGAACGTGAAAAATATCAACCGCCAACTACACTGCTACGGCACAGCTATACCTACTCCTGCCGTCTGCTGTCGTGCTAAGATCCAAAGTTTGAGCTCGTCCGCCGCTGCTGTGACCACTCTCTGAACGTTGGAGATCTTCCCTTCGAACACATGGGTATTAGAGAAACAAGAGTTGTACTAGCAGTTTTTGTTTCCGTTAACTCGTGATGAAATGGCAGCGTTTTCAGTAGCTAATCCGTAATTGTTACATAAACAATGTAGCCACACTCTTTGATCTCGAATGGAGAACTATTCTGTGCTGTGTCAACTGGGAGACTGACTGACGTTGTCTTGGCTGTAATCAGGGGGCTGCCCTCATCCAGCAAAGATTGATGCGAAGCCGAAGGTCTGACCGGATTGGCATGTGCTCCAGCCATGTTGGGTCCTCTTCATCAACCAACTGTGTCGATTCGCTCAGGCAAAGGACCGAACGCAGATGCATATATCCTATAAACACGAGGTATCCTGATGATGCACAGATTTGGTTGATTTTACTACAACAGAGCATCAGCAGTAGAACAGAATACTAGTTTTGTactgatttttattttattttccgagGATAGCATGTTCTTCTACTTAAAACTAGAAGCTCGCTCGGTAAGAGGTGTGCCATATATCTAGATAGTTAGGATAGCAGTCGTATCAAAACTAATCGTGGTGTGGTTAGGGTCTATGAGATGTAGCCGATTGAATGTGATGTAACTAACACATATATATCACAACAATTACTCCCTGCGATCCAAATTAATTGAGGCACActtaagaaatataagagcgtttagatcactactttagtgatctaaacgctcttatatttctttatggagggagtactaagtaTGCGTAAATTAATATAaatcggagggagtatttgtttctGGAAATGAGTCTGATGCCGCACTATTTCTGAGAGCATCATCCACCACGTCGAAGCTACCTACTCGCGCCATTTTAATGACTTGAAGGCAATCCACCATTTATATCTTCGTGTGATTTTCATGAAAATCTACACAATGATCTAATATGGTGAACATACTGATCTAAGATTATGTATAAACAACGCAATTGTTGGCAATCTATATTGTTTTTGTAGATGGTACAATAAATATATTTGTGAGTACCAAAAAGGTTAACACTCATGCAACTGAGTGGGGACCTGACCAGTTAGTTATTTGTAATAGTATGATATGGGTATATTTTGTGAACCAAAAATTTCATTCCTCAAACAGTCTCAGCGCACTAAAGAAAGAGTACACGCTCACATTTGTGGTGGACACTGTGCTAGTTTTATATCAACGACACAAACAGAGGGTAGCGACTGTAACCAACATAAGCACCTCCAGGTTTTGCAGGAAACAGAaaggaaataaagaaaaaatatcGACGAGGAACCAATAAAACTGGGTAGCACAGCCACATATATTACATTACATCTTCTAAAACAAAAAGATATCACATTACATTCCAGGCATATATATAAATCAACAGGAGTTATGCTAGAGTAGCTCATACTGTTGTTCCATGCTCACAAAAACAGAGCTGCATTCCCGGCTCGTAAATTATAAATTACATCTCCTATCGCTGTACGTAGTCGCCAATTTTTGTTGTCTTTATACCTTTGAAATAGCTCGATGTGATCTATGACAAGGCGGATAGCAGTGAGGAACTCACCGCCCCTGCCAAGTTGTGTGAGGTGGGAAGTATCGGTGCTGTGGTGGGCTGCATGGCACAGGAACTCCACCCACACCCCGAAGATGACTTGCAGCATCGGCACATCCCTCTTGTTTCCAAGAAGCTCACGAGCAAGAGAAGCGCAGCGACCGGACCTAGGGTCATCAATCTTATCCTCAACCAATAACCTAGCAATAGCCTTGCTAGTATGGCCTTTTTTTTGGACCCACATGGTGTCCAAATAATCATCAACACTATAATTGTGTGGAACTCCACCGGGAAGTAAGCTTACATGTATCATTAAAAACGCCATGTAGTTAGATAGTACCTTTATTGCCTCAACAAGGGGTTTATCATCCTCTTCAGTGTTGACACTCCTACTTTGTTGCTGCTGGTCATTGCAGAAGTAAAAGTGGTCATTGCAGAAGTAAAAGTAAATGTAAGTTGCAACATGCCAGTTGAGAATGTAACGGGCAAAATCACCGCCCTCGATATAAAGCCGGAAATCATCCAAGATTCCGTATTCAGTAAGCACCGCTCTGCCCTGTGCGTCCCAGATGCTCCAGGTCTCGGAATAATCAGTCATTGTTCTCAGTATCCGTGCCAACACTAGCTCCTTGAACTCGACCGTGATCTTCGTATTGCCTGAGAAATTCACCTTTCTCCACCACTTCTTAGGTACCGCTGCCTCGACGATCATGTTTTTACACTTCATGGTTTGGTGACGGGCACAGTAATCAAACACATTGTGTTGCCCAATGGAGTGCAACCATTTTCTTTGTCTTCCCACCCTGAAAAGCCGACGAAGGCACATAACCATAGCAACAGCTCGGTTCCATCCCAGATGACGCAAGTACTCACAGGTCCATCTCGATCTTGCAAGTGTAAACACTGACATGGTTTCCAGGATGATGGCCCCAACCAATAACAGGTAAGTGATGGAGACATCAACTGTGCTGTAAGCACCTTTACCGTCGTCAAGAAGGAACAACAAGAGTGTGCTCGCCGTGCCAATTAGTGAGATGGCACGGATCAAGCAGCCCTGCCAAGTGTGGACCACTTGCGCCTTGGTGTAAAACTGGTCATACAAAAGCGAGAGCTCCGCCTCGACCAGGTCATACATGCCAATGTCACACTTATAAGGCAGACTCACGTTTCTGAAATATTGGCTAAGTGTGGTGCTGAACCGAATTTCCCGGTTCACATTGAAAAATGCGCCCTTGCAAAAATAGAACATGTAATGAGAGTATAGTTGAATCACCTCCTCTGTATCCATCTTAGCTCTGGTCTTCAACATGTTAGCCCGTTCTTGAGTGTTGTCATGGTTCCGTTCCCAATCAAAAGCTTCATTGTTGCCTCTTTGGAGAGCCCACACCCTCTCACCATACTTGGCGAAACCCACTATGAACATCACTATGGTGGCTGAGACCAAGGTCCAGGTACCAGATAGGGTGTAGCGGTAGATGGCATAGCCGGCTCCCGATGCCTGCACTAGGAGAGTCAGCAGGTGGCGCCT
This window of the Triticum aestivum cultivar Chinese Spring chromosome 5D, IWGSC CS RefSeq v2.1, whole genome shotgun sequence genome carries:
- the LOC123121159 gene encoding uncharacterized protein, which gives rise to MAGGGTGLAVRVWKEWGIQILVVASFLLQLVLMVGGELRRRSSSAVLLAFLWMSYLMADNIAVYALGHMSIESRLRDGELVAFWATFFLLHLGGQDTITALSLEDNQLWRRHLLTLLVQASGAGYAIYRYTLSGTWTLVSATIVMFIVGFAKYGERVWALQRGNNEAFDWERNHDNTQERANMLKTRAKMDTEEVIQLYSHYMFYFCKGAFFNVNREIRFSTTLSQYFRNVSLPYKCDIGMYDLVEAELSLLYDQFYTKAQVVHTWQGCLIRAISLIGTASTLLLFLLDDGKGAYSTVDVSITYLLLVGAIILETMSVFTLARSRWTCEYLRHLGWNRAVAMVMCLRRLFRVGRQRKWLHSIGQHNVFDYCARHQTMKCKNMIVEAAVPKKWWRKVNFSGNTKITVEFKELVLARILRTMTDYSETWSIWDAQGRAVLTEYGILDDFRLYIEGGDFARYILNWHVATYIYFYFCNDHFYFCNDQQQQSRSVNTEEDDKPLVEAIKVLSNYMAFLMIHVSLLPGGVPHNYSVDDYLDTMWVQKKGHTSKAIARLLVEDKIDDPRSGRCASLARELLGNKRDVPMLQVIFGVWVEFLCHAAHHSTDTSHLTQLGRGGEFLTAIRLVIDHIELFQRYKDNKNWRLRTAIGDVIYNLRAGNAALFL